The following are from one region of the Nicotiana tabacum cultivar K326 chromosome 3, ASM71507v2, whole genome shotgun sequence genome:
- the LOC142178821 gene encoding zinc finger BED domain-containing protein RICESLEEPER 2-like produces the protein MAEIQGKIGENGGSNETITTSEVDSVLSNKRKGMKERFVVWEHFQKLVDGPNRVTIVKYKYCDFTKEDFNIKNGTLGLKGHMSRCVKFPYNVETNQRLIGFQPISGGKNDVGMPVSWKFDQELCRRDLAKMIILDEQPFSHVEKEGFKNFVSALCPQFRVLSRHTVTRDCFELYGEEKQKLKKFFKETKQRESLKEVGDSVKHVRQAVRYIRQYPARWKKFKECCEIEKIACKKSLCLDVPTRWNSTYLMLNMAKEFEHAFASYDALDHGLLHYLLTHVCEYGKSVGSLVSSDWESVRLMVKFFETFFVLTLKISGSLYVTSNVHFVEICELHYNLKSLIAEDNVDLSSMARKMKEKFDKYWGTPEKMIFIACLLDPRHKFKYVTYALVSMFGEETGKNIVGEVKNYMTSLFDEYAKKHSKNDHTLSSTSSSSSETSSASSHGTQSKTSKATFFTTIQEAQS, from the exons ATGGCAGAGATTCAAGGTAAAATAGGTGAAAATGGGGGTTCAAATGAAACCATAACTACAAGTGAAGTTGATTCAGTTTTAAGCAATAAAAGGAAAGGCATGAAAGAAAGATTTGTTGTGTGGGAACACTTTCAAAAGCTGGTTGATGGTCCTAATAGGGTAACAATTGTAAAATATAAATACTGTGATTTTACGAAAGaagattttaatataaaaaatggAACGTTGGGATTGAAAGGTCATATGAGCAGGTGTGTGAAATTTCCCTATAATGTTGAAACAAATCAAAGATTGATAGGATTTCAACCAATTTCAGGTGGTAAAAATGATGTGGGAATGCCCGTCtcttggaaatttgatcaagaacTTTGTAGAAGGGATTTAGCTAAAATGATAATTCTTGATGAGCAACCTTTTAGCCATGTTGAAAAAGAAGGTTTTAAGAACTTTGTGAGTGCTTTATGTCCTCAATTTCGGGTTCTTTCCCGTCATACAGTGACTAGGGATTGTTTTGAGCTTTATGGTGAAGAGAAACAGAAACTCAAGAAATTTTTCAAAGAAACAAAACAAAGA GAAAGTTTGAAAGAAGTGGGTGATTCTGTGAAACACGTTAGACAAGCAGTAAGATATATTAGACAATATCCTGCGAGGTGGAAAAAGTTTAAAGAATGTTGTGAAATTGAAAAGATTGCATGTAAGAAATCACTATGTTTGGATGTTCCTACTAGGTGGAACTCCACCTACTTGATGTTAAATATGGCAAAAGAATTCGAGCATGCATTTGCAAGTTATGATGCTCTTGATCATGGATTGTTGCATTATCTTCTTACTCATGTGTGTGAATATGGAAAATCAGTAGGTTCACTTGTAAGTTCTGATTGGGAAAGTGTGAGGCTCATGgtgaaattttttgaaactttTTTTGTACTTACCTTGAAGATCTCTGGTTCACTTTATGTTACATCAAAtgttcattttgttgaaatatgTGAACTTCATtataatttgaaaagtttgatagCAGAAGATAACGTTGACTTGAGTTCAATGGCAAGAAAGATGAAAGAAAAATTTGACAAGTATTGGGGTACTCCAGAAAAGATGATCTTTATTGCATGTCTTTTGGATCCGCGCCATAAGTTTAAGTATGTTACTTATGCACTTGTGAGCATGTTCGGGGAAGAAACAGGAAAAAATATAGTAGGAGAAGTGAAAAACTACATGACTTCTTTGTTTGATGAGTATGCAAAGAAACACTCAAAAAATGATCATACTTTATCTTCTACATCAAGTAGCTCATCAGAGACGTCAAGTGCAAGTAGTCATGGAACTCAATCTAAAACTTCAAAGGCAacatttttcacaacaatacaagaGGCACAAAGCTGA